CCTCACCCCGTTCGCCGTGCTCCGCGCGCTCGTCGACGTCGACCACCTCTCGCTCGGCGAGCAGCAGACCGAGGCCCTCGTCGACGTCGGCGCAAGAGTTACGAACATCATCGTCCACCAGAACGGCGTGCCCCGCTTCGTCCGGATCCTGATGATGGGCGGCGAGCACCTCACCGAGGCCGTCGCCGAGCGTCTCGGGGTCCCGCTCGAGCAGGCCGAAACGGTCAAGCAGCAACTCGGCATGTCGCCGGTCGCCGGCGCGCTGCCAAGCGAGCACCCGGGGGCCCGCGTCCTGGAAAGCGCCGCGTCCGCGCTGGTCGAGGAGATCCGCGGGTCACTCGACTACTACCTGGCCCAGCCGGCGGCGGTGCCCCTCGGCCGGCTCCGGGTCTCCGGTGGCGGTGCCAGACTCACCAACTTCTCCGATCGACTGGCGGCGGGCTGTCGGCTTCCGGTCGACCGGGCCGGAACGTTCAGCCGGCTACAGGTCGGCAAGACCGGGCTCACGCCCGAGCAACTCAGCTACGTAGAGCCAGTTGCGGCCGTACCGGTCGGGCTCGCGATGGGGGTGGCCTCGTGACCACGCAAGTCGAGTCGAAGGTCGGCTTCGGGGTCCTGCCCCGCGCCAACCTGCTCCCGCCCGAGATCGAGGAGCGGAAGCGGTTGCGTCGGGTCCAGCTGGCCCTCGGCGCCGCCGGCCTGGTCACCGTGGTCGTCGTCGCCGGCCTGTACGTGACAGCACACTCCGGGGTGGCCACCGCCCGCCAGCAGCTGGACGCGGCCCGCCAGCAGCAGGTGACCCTTCAGGGGCAGCTCGCGAGCTACGCGAACGTCGAGGCCACCTACCAGGAGGTTTCGGCCCGCCAGACCATGCTGGTCGAGGCGATGTCGTCGGAGATCCAGTGGTCGCACTACCTCAACGACCTGAGCATCAGCCTGCCGGACAACGTCTGGCTGACCGGTGTGACGGCGACGGAGAACGGCTCGGCGGGTGCACCGACGGCAAGCTCGGCCACGGCGCTGGTTCCGACCGGAATCGGCTCGGTGGCGTTCAGCGGAGCCGCCTTCACCCACGACGACGTCGCGAACTTCCTGGACTCGCTCGCAAAGGAGCCGGGTTACACCTTCGCCTACCTGTCCGGTGACACGGTGGCGGCCACCCCGTCGGCGGGGACACCCCCGGTGACCTTCAACGCCTCCGTTGTCCTCACGAACAGCGCTCTGTCGGGGCGTTTCACTTCGACGGCTGGAAACTGACATGACGAAGATCCGCCAGTGGTCCCTGCTCACGGGGCTCGGCTGCCTGGCCCTGCTCGCCGCGGGGTGGTTCCTGCTGGTGTCGCCACAGCGCGCGCAGGTGTCCAGCCTGCGAGCTGAGACCGCCACGCAGCAGTCCGCGAACGCGCAGGTGGCCAACCAGATCCAGATGCGCCGGGCCCAGGAGCCGGGCCTGCCGGCCCAGCAGGCCAAGCTCGCCGCGCTGGCGCAGCAGATCCCGTTCACTCCGGCGCTCCCGGCGCTGATCCGCAGCCTCAGCTCGGCTGCGGACGCGGCCGGCGTCAACCTGCTGTCCCTGTCACCGTCCACCCCGGTGGCCGTCGCTCCGGTCGCCTCCGCGGCGCGGACGACGTCGACCGGAACGGCACCGGTCACCCGGGCCGCGGCGCCCTCGCTGGCGGCGATCAACGTCACCCTTCAGGTCAGCGGAACCTACTTCAACGTCGAGCAGTTCTTCAGCAACCTCGAGAGCATGACTAGGGTCATGCGGGTCACCCAGCTGACCCTGGGCAACAACACCGCCGCCTCCAAGAGCTCCTTCGGCAGCTCGCCGGTGCTGAACGCCTCGATCACCGGCCAGGTCTTCATGAACGCGACCCCGGACACCACCTCGAGCGCCGGCAGCGCCGGCGTCGGGCACTAGGAGACAGCCGACATGACCGAGTCCGCTTTTCCGTTCGAGCCCGTCGCCGCCGGGTCGGCCGCGCTGGATGAGGGCGACGGCCGCAACCGGCGGCTCGTGCTCGCCGGGGTGCTCGTCGCGGTCCTCCTGGTCGCGGTGGCCGGTTACTTCCTGGTCCTGAAGGGCTCGCCCAGCGCAGCCCCGAGCGCCGCGCCGTTGGTGCACCGGGTGCCCGTCACGGGTGCGCAGCACGTGAGCCGGAAGGCGCCGAGCGTGCAAACCCTCCCGGCGAGCTACAACGACGTGATCGGCCGCGACCCGTTCATGTCGCTGCTGAGCCCGCCGAAGCCGGCCGCGACCCCAGCCGCCCCGAAGCCGGCCGCCACGACGGCGCCGGTCGCGCCGACCGGTGGAACCTCCAGCGCCTCGACCGTTGCGGCCGCCACACCCTCGTTCATCGAGTTGGACAGCCAGAACGGAACCAAGACCGCGACCTTCGACATCGGCTGGACCGACGGCACGGTCACCGTCGTCCAGAACGTGGCTGCCCCGGTGAAGGGGAAGGCCACCGCCTTCGGCGGCGTCTTCTCCCTGCTCGCCTTGAGCAGCGGCACCGCCACCGTGCAGGAAGGGGACGGCGCGCCGTTCCAGCTCCAGCAGGGCTACGCGAACCGGCACAACCTCGGCTGAGCCAGCCGTCGCACCCCGCGTCCCCGTACTAGCGCGTGCGGGGACGCGGCGCGTTTACGGGTCGGGTTCGATCACCGTGAAACAATCCGGCCCATGCTGCGCTGGCTCACGGCGGGGGAGTCGCACGGTCCCGCGCTGGTCGCCATCCTCGAAGGGCTCCCCGCGGGCGTCGCGGTGACGACCGACGAGGTGGCGGACGAGCTCGCCCGGCGCCGGGGCGGATACGGTCGCGGCGCCCGGATGTCCTTCGAGCGCGACGAGATCCGCTTCCTCGGTGGCGTCCGGCACGGGCTGACCCAGGGCGGCCCGCTGGCCGTGGAGGTCGCCAACACCGAGTGGCCCAAGTGGCAGACGGTCATGGCGGCCGATCCGGTCGACCCGGCGGAGCTGGCCGGGCTCGCCCGCGCCGCACCGCTAACTCGTCCGCGGCCCGGGCACGCCGATCTGGTCGGCATGCAGAAATACGGCTTCGACGACGCGCGCCCGGTGCTGGAGCGGGCCAGTGCGCGCGAGACCGCAGCCCGGGTGGCGCTCGGCGCGGTGGCCCGCCGCTTCCTCGAGCAGGTCGCGGGTGCCCGGGTCCTCAGCCACGTGGTCGCGATCGGTGCCGTGCAGGCACCGGCCGGTGTGCCGGAGCCGGGCGACGGCGAACGCGTCGACGCCGACCCGGTGCGCTGCCTGGATCCGGCGACGAGCGCCGCGATGCAGGCGGAGATCGACGACGCGAAGGCCGCCGCCGACACCCTCGGGGGCGTCGTCGAGGTCGTCGTGTACGGCCTGCCGCCGGGGCTCGGCAGTCACGTGCACTGGGACCGGCGGATCGACTCGCGGCTCGCGGGCGCCCTGATGGGCATCCAGGCCATCAAGGGCGTCGAGGTGGGCGACGGTTTCGCGGTCGCCCGCCGCCGCGGCAGCGAGGCGCACGACGAGATCGAGCCGACCGCGGCCGGCGTCCGGCGGCTGACCGGTCGTTCCGGCGGGATCGAGGGCGGCATGACCACCGGCGAGCTGCTCCGGGTCCGGGCGGCGATGAAGCCGATCTCGACGCTGTCCCGGCCGCTGTCCACGGTCGACGTGCGCACCGGGGAGCCGGCCAAGGCGATCGCGCAGCGCAGCGACGTGTGTGCGGTCCCGGCGGCCGGTGTCGTCGCCGAGGCGATGGTGGCGCTGGTCCTCGCCGATGCGCTGCTGGAGAAGTTCGGCGGCGACTCGGCCGGCGAGACCCGGCGCAACCTCGAGGGCTATCTCAGCTCGCTCGTGCTCCGGTGAGCCGCCGATGAGCCCTCCGCTGGTCGTCCTCGTCGGGGCGCCCGGCTCGGGCAAGACGACGGTCGGGCGGATCGTCGCCGAACGCCGTGGCGTCGACTTCCGGGACACCGACCAGGACGTGGAGACCCGCGCCGGGATGAGCGTCGCCGACCTGTTCGTCGAATATGGCGAGGCGCATTTCCGGGCGCTGGAGCGGACCGCGGTCGCCACCGCGCTGGCCGAGCACGATGGGGTGCTCGCGCTGGGCGGCGGCGCGGTGCTCGACCTGGAGACCCGACATCGGCTGCGCGGCGCCCGGGTGGTGTTCCTCGACGTCGGGTTGACGGATGCCGCGCGCCGCGTCGGCTTCGACGCCGCCCGCCCGCTGCTCGTGCTCAACCCGCGCGCCGAGCTAAAGCGGATGCTCGACGACCGCCGGGCGCTCTACGAGGAGGTGGCGACGGTGACCGTGGCCACCGACGGCCGGTCCGCGGAGGAAGTCGCCGCCGACGTGCTGGAAGCCCTCGGGTGAGCGCGGACGTCGTGGTCGAAGGCCCCGCCCCGTACACCGTCACCATCGGCCGGGGCGCATTGGACGCCGCCCTGCCCGCACTGGTCGGCTCGGCCGGGACGGTGGCGATCGTCCACCCGGCGAGCCTCGCGCACCTCGCCGACCGGATCCAGGCGGCGCTGCGCGACGCCGGGGTCA
Above is a genomic segment from Mycobacteriales bacterium containing:
- the pilM gene encoding type IV pilus assembly protein PilM, with the translated sequence MAGRKTVGLDIGTSGVRAAELSVARGTVTLERFGQVALPPGAVRDGEVADPDSVAEAIKRLWSSGKFSTKRVTLGVANQRVIVRQVDLPWMPLDELRRSLGMLVQDVLPIPVEQAILDFHPVEEFVSDSGARTLRVLLVAAAREMVLSSLNAVEKAGLTLTQVDLTPFAVLRALVDVDHLSLGEQQTEALVDVGARVTNIIVHQNGVPRFVRILMMGGEHLTEAVAERLGVPLEQAETVKQQLGMSPVAGALPSEHPGARVLESAASALVEEIRGSLDYYLAQPAAVPLGRLRVSGGGARLTNFSDRLAAGCRLPVDRAGTFSRLQVGKTGLTPEQLSYVEPVAAVPVGLAMGVAS
- a CDS encoding PilN domain-containing protein, which encodes MTTQVESKVGFGVLPRANLLPPEIEERKRLRRVQLALGAAGLVTVVVVAGLYVTAHSGVATARQQLDAARQQQVTLQGQLASYANVEATYQEVSARQTMLVEAMSSEIQWSHYLNDLSISLPDNVWLTGVTATENGSAGAPTASSATALVPTGIGSVAFSGAAFTHDDVANFLDSLAKEPGYTFAYLSGDTVAATPSAGTPPVTFNASVVLTNSALSGRFTSTAGN
- the pilO gene encoding type 4a pilus biogenesis protein PilO, whose protein sequence is MTKIRQWSLLTGLGCLALLAAGWFLLVSPQRAQVSSLRAETATQQSANAQVANQIQMRRAQEPGLPAQQAKLAALAQQIPFTPALPALIRSLSSAADAAGVNLLSLSPSTPVAVAPVASAARTTSTGTAPVTRAAAPSLAAINVTLQVSGTYFNVEQFFSNLESMTRVMRVTQLTLGNNTAASKSSFGSSPVLNASITGQVFMNATPDTTSSAGSAGVGH
- the aroC gene encoding chorismate synthase, with product MLRWLTAGESHGPALVAILEGLPAGVAVTTDEVADELARRRGGYGRGARMSFERDEIRFLGGVRHGLTQGGPLAVEVANTEWPKWQTVMAADPVDPAELAGLARAAPLTRPRPGHADLVGMQKYGFDDARPVLERASARETAARVALGAVARRFLEQVAGARVLSHVVAIGAVQAPAGVPEPGDGERVDADPVRCLDPATSAAMQAEIDDAKAAADTLGGVVEVVVYGLPPGLGSHVHWDRRIDSRLAGALMGIQAIKGVEVGDGFAVARRRGSEAHDEIEPTAAGVRRLTGRSGGIEGGMTTGELLRVRAAMKPISTLSRPLSTVDVRTGEPAKAIAQRSDVCAVPAAGVVAEAMVALVLADALLEKFGGDSAGETRRNLEGYLSSLVLR
- a CDS encoding shikimate kinase; translated protein: MSPPLVVLVGAPGSGKTTVGRIVAERRGVDFRDTDQDVETRAGMSVADLFVEYGEAHFRALERTAVATALAEHDGVLALGGGAVLDLETRHRLRGARVVFLDVGLTDAARRVGFDAARPLLVLNPRAELKRMLDDRRALYEEVATVTVATDGRSAEEVAADVLEALG